One Hyalangium gracile genomic window carries:
- a CDS encoding BamA/TamA family outer membrane protein, with protein sequence MRGTLVTLLLLCATAGAQEPPLTVEASEGSLSVVPFALPAYQPETSWLLGGAAALVYQPPESSGRRESQLLLAGAASLRKQFSLILSSDVYALEDRLHLGGTLSAARFPDLFFGMGGATSASAEEPYTPTYHEVELSPKWRVLPSLYVGPSGRLYVAEIDNPAPGGMLDQGDVPGARGGTTVQLGVSALWDTRDSTLYPRSGALVRAQARMALPALGSTAAYNLLRIDGRGYLTMPYAPHVLAVHALIELRGGEPLFYDTGKLGSAEMMRGYYEGRFRDRQHLALQAEYRAPLFWRVGGVVFGSVGNVGRSLDEELLSDLKPGAGVGLRVAPVADVPVNIRLDVAYGSQLSFYLNVGEAF encoded by the coding sequence ATGAGAGGAACACTCGTCACGCTGCTGCTGCTGTGTGCCACCGCGGGGGCCCAGGAGCCGCCTCTGACAGTCGAGGCGTCGGAAGGCAGCCTCAGCGTGGTGCCCTTCGCGCTCCCGGCCTACCAGCCGGAGACGAGCTGGCTGCTGGGGGGCGCGGCCGCGCTCGTGTACCAGCCGCCAGAGAGCAGCGGACGCCGGGAGTCGCAGCTGCTGCTCGCGGGCGCGGCGAGCCTGCGCAAGCAGTTCTCGCTCATTCTCTCGTCCGACGTGTACGCCCTGGAGGACCGGCTGCACCTGGGCGGCACCCTCAGCGCGGCGCGCTTCCCGGACCTCTTCTTCGGCATGGGAGGCGCGACGAGCGCGAGCGCGGAGGAGCCCTACACCCCCACCTATCATGAGGTGGAGCTCAGCCCGAAGTGGCGGGTCCTTCCGTCGCTCTACGTGGGCCCGAGTGGCCGCCTCTACGTCGCGGAGATCGACAATCCGGCTCCTGGAGGAATGCTCGACCAGGGCGACGTGCCCGGCGCGCGAGGAGGGACGACGGTCCAGCTGGGCGTCTCGGCGCTCTGGGACACGCGTGACAGCACGCTGTACCCCCGAAGCGGCGCCCTGGTCCGCGCGCAGGCACGCATGGCCCTGCCGGCGCTGGGCTCGACCGCCGCGTACAACCTGCTGCGCATCGACGGCCGGGGCTACCTGACGATGCCCTACGCCCCCCACGTCCTCGCCGTGCACGCGCTCATCGAGCTTCGCGGCGGCGAGCCGCTCTTCTATGACACCGGCAAGCTCGGCAGCGCCGAGATGATGCGGGGCTACTACGAGGGCCGCTTCCGCGACCGGCAGCACCTAGCCCTGCAGGCCGAGTACCGCGCGCCCCTCTTCTGGCGCGTGGGCGGAGTCGTCTTCGGCTCGGTGGGCAACGTGGGCCGGAGCCTGGACGAGGAGCTGCTGTCGGACCTCAAGCCCGGGGCCGGCGTGGGTCTGCGAGTGGCTCCCGTGGCGGACGTTCCGGTGAACATCCGGCTGGACGTCGCGTACGGCAGCCAGCTCTCCTTCTACCTGAACGTCGGCGAGGCCTTCTGA
- a CDS encoding alpha/beta hydrolase family protein, whose amino-acid sequence MDSSSGKTSPDRPAAGRFSRRLALGGAGLFFGGALAAMGAQRAARPASKDIPGIKPSSGAWHDLRFTGDGLMDNQLLWYLGHATSGMSDVGECLETAWRIRPGEEKSWFDAWLETAERVHRIADTAQARGHAVSAGETYARAANYYRAATMHYTDRSDPRLLEATRRAATTFETSNTLLGYPAQPLDIPYEGTSLPGYFIRSPYAKASAPVLLLHQGLHAWPEETRWVYDGAYKRGYHALIFHGPGQGRALREKGLSFRPDWERAVSPVVDAAERIAGVDPKRILLMGLSFGGALAPRAAAFDRRIALCIANPGVLSWWEAMTSHFERFVPGVLSLLRSQPEMFDKAIHRLADGWPTAQYWLRDVQWKHGAQTPAQIFQKLSEFDNTPVVSRISCPVLIMEGTAEDASPGQSQKLYDALKGPKHLMVFTEQDAAPLHCQAGALALAAQRMFDWIDENV is encoded by the coding sequence ATGGATTCAAGCAGCGGTAAGACTAGCCCGGATCGCCCGGCGGCCGGACGGTTCTCTCGGCGCCTGGCGCTGGGGGGAGCGGGGCTGTTCTTCGGCGGTGCACTCGCGGCCATGGGGGCGCAGCGGGCCGCCCGTCCCGCGTCGAAGGACATTCCCGGCATCAAGCCGAGCAGCGGGGCCTGGCACGATCTGCGGTTCACCGGCGACGGCCTGATGGACAACCAGCTGCTGTGGTACCTCGGCCACGCCACCAGCGGCATGAGCGACGTCGGCGAGTGCCTCGAGACGGCCTGGCGCATCCGCCCTGGCGAGGAGAAGAGCTGGTTCGACGCGTGGCTCGAGACGGCGGAGCGGGTCCACCGCATCGCGGACACCGCCCAGGCCCGAGGCCACGCCGTGAGCGCGGGAGAGACGTACGCGCGCGCGGCCAACTACTACCGGGCGGCGACGATGCACTACACCGACCGGAGCGATCCCCGGCTCCTGGAGGCCACGCGCCGCGCCGCGACCACCTTCGAGACGTCCAACACGCTGCTGGGCTACCCGGCGCAGCCGCTCGACATTCCCTACGAGGGGACGTCGCTGCCCGGCTACTTCATCCGCTCGCCGTACGCGAAGGCCTCCGCGCCGGTGCTCCTGCTGCACCAGGGGCTGCACGCGTGGCCCGAGGAGACGCGGTGGGTCTATGACGGGGCCTACAAGCGCGGCTACCACGCGCTCATCTTCCACGGGCCGGGCCAGGGCCGGGCGCTGCGGGAGAAGGGCCTGTCCTTCCGGCCTGACTGGGAGCGCGCGGTGAGCCCGGTGGTGGATGCCGCCGAGCGCATCGCCGGGGTCGATCCCAAGCGCATCCTCCTGATGGGCCTGTCCTTCGGAGGCGCGCTGGCCCCACGCGCGGCGGCGTTCGACCGGCGGATCGCCCTGTGCATCGCGAACCCGGGCGTCCTGAGCTGGTGGGAGGCCATGACGAGCCACTTCGAGCGCTTCGTGCCGGGGGTCCTCTCCCTGCTGCGCTCGCAGCCGGAGATGTTCGACAAGGCGATCCACCGGCTGGCGGACGGGTGGCCCACGGCGCAGTACTGGCTCCGAGACGTGCAGTGGAAGCACGGCGCCCAGACACCGGCGCAGATCTTCCAGAAGCTCTCCGAGTTCGACAACACGCCCGTCGTCAGCCGCATCTCCTGCCCGGTGCTCATCATGGAGGGCACCGCGGAGGACGCCAGCCCCGGGCAGTCCCAGAAGCTGTACGACGCGCTGAAGGGGCCCAAGCACCTGATGGTGTTCACGGAGCAGGATGCCGCGCCCCTGCACTGTCAGGCGGGCGCGCTCGCGCTCGCGGCGCAGCGGATGTTCGACTGGATCGACGAGAACGTCTGA
- a CDS encoding TetR/AcrR family transcriptional regulator — MAEKNPSVRLRILEAAITCVERAGLEATGIREIAREAGVNSAAINYYFGSKDDLIAQVLESTLEQAFGEILSDFDTQRASGLEEKAALAKVLEDYLVHATRFPRIAHAHLRDALVKQSYEGQAVKRLNAFLTELVPRIAPAVPHLSGEELRIALSQIWAAILLLGMLPGLFQKFVPLDFSVEEHRRAWVRQAMKTLER; from the coding sequence ATGGCAGAGAAGAACCCGTCCGTCCGCCTCCGAATCCTTGAAGCTGCAATCACCTGCGTCGAGCGAGCCGGGCTGGAGGCCACGGGGATCCGGGAGATCGCGCGTGAGGCGGGAGTGAACAGCGCCGCGATCAACTACTACTTCGGCAGCAAGGACGACCTGATCGCCCAGGTGCTGGAGAGCACGCTGGAGCAGGCGTTCGGAGAGATCCTCAGCGACTTCGACACGCAGCGGGCCAGCGGGCTGGAGGAGAAGGCGGCGCTCGCGAAGGTGCTGGAGGACTACCTGGTGCACGCGACGCGCTTTCCTCGCATCGCGCACGCGCACCTGCGCGACGCGCTGGTGAAGCAGTCCTACGAGGGCCAGGCGGTGAAGCGGCTCAACGCGTTCCTGACGGAGCTGGTGCCGCGCATCGCGCCAGCGGTGCCGCACCTGTCGGGCGAGGAGCTGCGGATCGCGCTCTCGCAGATCTGGGCGGCGATCCTGTTGCTGGGGATGTTGCCGGGCCTCTTCCAGAAGTTCGTCCCGCTCGACTTCAGCGTGGAAGAGCACCGCCGCGCCTGGGTCCGGCAGGCCATGAAGACGCTCGAGCGGTAG
- a CDS encoding MopE-related protein — MKVIYLCVSLLLCGVLFGSASGCGVETDEPPSCKTEPETCNQLDDDCNGTVDDLAGEPCYQGPEGTRNVGTCRAGKPACGDGNIVCAGQVLPTAEVCNGRDDDCDGSVDEEFDFQTGQDTCGRCDRACTPMELCVAGQCTRRKEVVCDNALDDDNDAAVDCADTDCSTLPCGPGCSCIGGKRAETSCANGEDDEGDTLADCLDPDCDTRSCGAGCLCLELQKGEGDCVNTVDDDDDTRVDCADSDCSDRSCGDGCVCQGGVRVELLCDDHVDNDGDSKVDCVDPDCTDKFCGLGCLCGPPNNEEVACSDGLENDGDGLVDCADPDCNGMSCALGCLCVNLSRREVACGDSLDNDGDTRIDCQDPDCNGEQCSSSPGAVCISTVCSETRCNDSLDNDNDGRVDCADNNCEGLPCQTSSGQTGRCNSGTCQ; from the coding sequence ATGAAGGTGATCTACCTCTGTGTAAGCCTGCTGCTGTGTGGCGTCCTCTTCGGCTCCGCCTCGGGCTGCGGAGTCGAGACGGACGAGCCCCCTTCCTGCAAGACGGAGCCCGAGACCTGCAACCAGCTGGACGATGACTGCAACGGCACCGTGGATGATCTCGCCGGCGAGCCCTGCTACCAGGGCCCGGAGGGAACGCGAAACGTGGGCACGTGCCGAGCGGGCAAGCCCGCCTGTGGAGACGGCAACATCGTCTGCGCCGGCCAGGTGCTCCCCACCGCCGAGGTGTGCAACGGCAGGGATGATGACTGCGACGGCTCCGTGGACGAGGAGTTCGACTTCCAGACGGGGCAGGACACCTGCGGCCGGTGCGACCGGGCCTGCACTCCGATGGAGCTCTGCGTGGCGGGGCAGTGCACGCGTCGCAAGGAGGTGGTGTGCGACAACGCCCTGGATGATGACAACGACGCCGCGGTGGACTGCGCCGACACGGACTGCAGCACCCTGCCGTGTGGCCCCGGCTGTAGCTGCATCGGCGGCAAGAGGGCGGAGACGAGCTGCGCCAATGGCGAGGACGATGAGGGGGACACCCTCGCGGACTGCCTGGATCCCGACTGCGACACGCGCTCGTGTGGGGCCGGCTGCCTGTGCCTGGAGCTCCAGAAGGGCGAGGGGGACTGCGTCAACACCGTGGACGACGACGATGACACGCGGGTGGACTGCGCGGACTCGGACTGCAGCGACAGGTCATGCGGTGATGGGTGCGTCTGCCAGGGCGGCGTGAGGGTGGAGCTCCTGTGCGATGACCACGTCGACAATGACGGTGACTCCAAGGTGGACTGCGTGGACCCGGACTGCACCGACAAGTTCTGCGGGCTGGGCTGCCTGTGCGGCCCGCCCAACAACGAGGAGGTGGCGTGCTCGGACGGCCTGGAGAACGACGGCGACGGGCTCGTGGACTGCGCGGACCCGGATTGCAACGGCATGTCCTGTGCTCTGGGCTGCCTCTGCGTGAATCTCTCGAGAAGGGAGGTGGCATGCGGGGACTCCCTGGACAATGACGGCGACACGCGGATCGACTGCCAGGATCCGGACTGCAACGGGGAGCAGTGCTCCTCGAGCCCGGGAGCCGTGTGCATCTCGACAGTCTGCTCGGAGACTCGCTGCAACGACTCCCTCGACAACGACAACGATGGGCGGGTCGACTGCGCGGACAACAACTGCGAAGGCCTCCCATGCCAGACCTCCAGCGGGCAGACCGGCAGGTGCAATTCAGGCACGTGCCAGTGA
- a CDS encoding glutathione S-transferase family protein, translating to MTAFRWVPPFAQGLVRDHRVRWALEEAGLAYEERLIGPEDQRTESFLRQQPFGQVPVYEEDDLVLFESGAIVLHIAERSEALMPTEPRARARVKAWMFAALNSVEPHVMNYTSLDVFHGQEEWARLRKPSALAMAESRLSGVAKWLEGKEYLEDRFTAGDLLMTTVLRILRDTDVLKRMPVLEAYRLRCEARPAFQRSLAAQLAPFARNAPPAPKG from the coding sequence GTGACCGCGTTTCGATGGGTGCCGCCGTTTGCGCAGGGGCTCGTGCGTGACCACCGCGTGCGGTGGGCCCTCGAGGAGGCGGGCCTGGCCTACGAGGAGCGGCTGATCGGACCGGAGGACCAGAGGACCGAGAGCTTTCTCCGTCAGCAGCCCTTCGGACAGGTGCCCGTGTACGAGGAGGACGACCTGGTGCTCTTCGAGTCCGGCGCCATCGTGCTGCACATCGCCGAGCGCTCCGAGGCGTTGATGCCCACCGAGCCTCGAGCCCGGGCCCGCGTGAAGGCCTGGATGTTCGCGGCGCTGAACTCGGTGGAGCCGCACGTCATGAACTACACCTCGCTGGACGTGTTCCACGGTCAGGAGGAGTGGGCCCGGCTGCGCAAGCCGTCGGCGCTCGCGATGGCGGAGTCGCGGCTGTCGGGTGTGGCGAAGTGGCTCGAAGGCAAGGAGTACCTCGAGGACCGCTTCACGGCCGGCGACCTGCTCATGACGACGGTGCTGCGCATCCTGCGCGATACGGATGTGCTGAAGAGGATGCCGGTCCTGGAGGCCTACCGCCTGCGGTGCGAGGCGCGGCCCGCCTTCCAGAGGTCGCTGGCCGCGCAGCTGGCGCCCTTCGCCCGGAACGCGCCCCCGGCCCCCAAGGGGTAG
- a CDS encoding winged helix-turn-helix transcriptional regulator, with translation MKEEHRSGCPINLTLEMLGDRWSLIVIRDIMFGNRRHYRELLNQSEEGIASNILADRLKRLVEIGLLSRRDDPTHKQKAIYSLTEPSIQLVPLLAQMGAWGRRHTPVSEELSIRAQLLEEGGPSLWEAFMAELRSLHLGARATGPSVLAGLQAAYEEVVARKKRGKK, from the coding sequence ATGAAGGAGGAGCACCGGTCGGGATGCCCCATCAACCTGACGCTGGAGATGCTGGGCGACCGCTGGAGCCTGATCGTCATCCGCGACATCATGTTTGGCAACCGCCGCCACTATCGCGAGCTGCTCAACCAGTCGGAGGAGGGGATTGCCTCCAACATCCTGGCCGACCGGCTGAAGCGGCTGGTGGAGATCGGGCTGCTGTCGCGGCGCGACGATCCGACCCACAAGCAGAAGGCCATCTACAGCCTCACCGAGCCCTCCATCCAGCTGGTGCCCCTGCTGGCGCAGATGGGGGCCTGGGGCCGCCGCCACACGCCCGTCTCCGAGGAGCTGTCGATCCGCGCGCAGCTGCTGGAAGAGGGCGGCCCGTCGCTCTGGGAGGCCTTCATGGCCGAGCTGCGCAGCCTCCACCTCGGCGCGCGGGCGACGGGGCCTTCGGTGCTCGCTGGGCTCCAGGCGGCCTATGAGGAGGTCGTCGCGCGGAAGAAGCGCGGCAAGAAGTGA
- a CDS encoding FecR family protein, protein MYRPLLWLTCLFALPALAEVGRVAQLEGEATRTASGGAVEALEEGSAIEVGDVLAVKDGGNLALLLTDESTLVLAGGSQLRIDEATFAGLERKGFSARLLVGTVWARVKKAVAGSSAKFDVTTERAVAGVRGTTFQVEVAGEETRVDVEEGLVEVQHDGSAPGQARPEARQVHQVRGGERVRFLRERALRERFVGPQGRFHRFVRAAHERVEKLRHLPLERRFQERRQEQRERLRERRNRR, encoded by the coding sequence ATGTATCGCCCGCTGCTCTGGTTGACGTGTCTCTTCGCCCTGCCCGCGCTGGCGGAGGTGGGACGCGTCGCCCAGCTCGAGGGCGAGGCCACCCGCACGGCCTCGGGAGGCGCCGTCGAGGCGCTCGAGGAGGGCTCGGCCATCGAGGTGGGGGATGTCCTGGCGGTGAAGGACGGAGGCAACCTCGCCCTGCTCCTGACGGACGAGAGCACCCTGGTGCTCGCGGGCGGCTCCCAGCTGCGCATCGACGAGGCCACCTTCGCCGGGCTGGAGCGCAAGGGCTTCTCCGCCCGCCTCCTGGTCGGAACGGTGTGGGCCAGGGTGAAGAAGGCCGTGGCGGGCTCCTCCGCCAAGTTCGACGTCACCACCGAGCGCGCCGTCGCCGGAGTGCGCGGCACCACCTTCCAGGTGGAGGTGGCCGGCGAGGAGACGCGCGTGGACGTGGAGGAGGGGCTCGTCGAGGTGCAGCATGACGGGAGCGCTCCGGGGCAGGCTCGGCCGGAGGCGCGTCAGGTGCACCAGGTCCGAGGCGGAGAGCGCGTGCGCTTCCTGCGCGAGAGGGCCCTCCGGGAGCGCTTCGTCGGCCCCCAGGGGCGCTTCCATCGCTTCGTCCGCGCCGCCCATGAGCGGGTGGAGAAGCTGCGCCACCTTCCTCTGGAGCGAAGGTTCCAGGAGCGCAGGCAGGAGCAGCGCGAGCGGCTCCGGGAGCGGCGCAACCGCCGCTAA
- the bioB gene encoding biotin synthase BioB, translated as MSDAESFHGHAHFAAPPPGVTVRHDWTLPEVRALYELPLLELIHKAQTVHRAVFQDNKVQLCSLLSIKTGGCPEDCSYCPQAARYKTGVKAEKLMAVQEVLDAAARARSAGATRFCMGAAWREVKDGPQFDSVLEMVKGVRKLGMEACATLGMLTESQAKRLREAGLSAYNHNLDTSAEHYGDIISTRTYEDRLNTLERVRQAGISVCSGGIIGLGESVDDRCKLLLTLANQEVHPESVPINALVAVEGTPLANEKRVETVEMVRTIATARLLMPLSMVRLSAGRKQMNEEAQLLCMLAGANSLFFGEKLLTTGNPEYTQDMALLEKAGIKPLEPDVSR; from the coding sequence ATGTCCGACGCCGAGTCCTTCCACGGCCACGCCCACTTCGCCGCGCCGCCCCCGGGAGTCACCGTCCGCCACGACTGGACGCTGCCCGAGGTGCGTGCCCTCTACGAGCTGCCCCTGCTGGAGCTGATCCACAAGGCGCAGACGGTGCACCGCGCGGTGTTCCAGGACAACAAGGTGCAGCTGTGCTCGCTGTTGTCCATCAAGACGGGCGGCTGCCCGGAGGACTGCTCGTACTGCCCGCAGGCGGCTCGCTACAAGACGGGGGTGAAGGCCGAGAAGCTCATGGCCGTGCAGGAGGTGCTGGACGCCGCCGCCCGCGCGCGCTCCGCCGGCGCCACCCGCTTCTGCATGGGCGCCGCCTGGCGCGAGGTGAAGGACGGCCCCCAGTTCGACAGCGTCCTGGAGATGGTGAAGGGCGTGCGCAAGCTGGGCATGGAGGCCTGCGCCACGCTGGGCATGCTCACCGAGAGCCAGGCGAAGCGCCTGCGCGAGGCGGGCCTGTCGGCCTACAACCACAACCTGGACACCTCCGCCGAGCACTACGGCGACATCATCTCCACGCGCACCTATGAGGACCGGCTCAACACGCTGGAGCGCGTGCGCCAGGCCGGCATCTCCGTGTGCTCGGGCGGCATCATCGGCCTGGGCGAGTCCGTGGATGACCGCTGCAAGCTGCTGCTGACGCTGGCCAACCAGGAAGTGCACCCCGAGTCCGTGCCCATCAACGCGCTGGTCGCCGTGGAGGGCACGCCGCTGGCCAACGAGAAGCGCGTGGAGACGGTGGAGATGGTGCGCACCATCGCCACGGCGCGCCTGCTCATGCCCCTGTCCATGGTGCGCCTGTCGGCGGGCCGCAAGCAGATGAACGAGGAGGCGCAGCTCTTGTGCATGCTCGCGGGCGCCAACTCGCTCTTCTTCGGCGAGAAGCTGCTGACCACCGGCAACCCCGAGTACACCCAGGACATGGCGCTGCTCGAGAAGGCCGGCATCAAGCCGCTCGAGCCGGACGTGTCGCGCTAG
- the bioF gene encoding 8-amino-7-oxononanoate synthase has product MRREAEGIATAWAREDLESLSARGLRRYLEPLEPAQGAVVQVGGETFINFSSNDYLGLASSTTLRAAAVAAFERHGVGTGASRVVVGDTPLHHRLEARLAAFERAEAVLLFNTGFAANTGIIPALVGSGDAVFSDALNHASLVDGCRLSRARVVVYPHADAEALARALAQTPARRKLVVTDTVFSMDGDLAPLRELLAACREHGAALLVDEAHATGVLGARGAGLCEELGVEAEVDLRVGTLSKALGCLGGYVATSRAVADLLLNRARPFVFSTSLPAALCAAAEAAVDVVEGDVPLRERLWRNIRRFAKGLRALGVPAEPRCAIFPVILGEADAAMDAARRCRERGLLVKAIRPPTVPEGTSRLRFCLSAAHTEGHIDLALEVLRQLGVHRAG; this is encoded by the coding sequence ATGCGCCGGGAAGCAGAGGGCATCGCCACGGCGTGGGCCCGGGAGGACCTGGAGTCCCTCTCCGCGCGCGGCCTGCGCCGCTACCTGGAGCCCCTGGAGCCCGCCCAGGGCGCCGTGGTGCAGGTGGGCGGCGAGACGTTCATCAACTTCTCGTCCAACGACTACCTGGGCCTGGCCTCCTCGACGACCTTGAGGGCCGCGGCGGTGGCGGCCTTCGAGCGCCATGGCGTGGGCACCGGCGCCAGCCGCGTCGTGGTGGGCGACACGCCGCTGCACCATCGGCTGGAGGCGCGGCTGGCCGCCTTCGAGCGCGCCGAGGCCGTGCTCCTGTTCAACACGGGCTTCGCCGCCAACACCGGCATCATCCCCGCGCTCGTGGGCTCCGGGGACGCGGTGTTCTCCGATGCGCTCAACCACGCCTCGCTCGTGGACGGGTGTCGGCTGTCGCGCGCGCGCGTGGTCGTCTATCCGCACGCGGACGCCGAGGCGCTCGCGCGGGCCCTCGCGCAGACGCCGGCACGCCGCAAGCTCGTGGTGACCGACACGGTGTTCTCCATGGATGGAGACCTCGCCCCGCTGCGAGAGCTCCTCGCCGCCTGTCGAGAGCACGGCGCCGCGCTGCTGGTGGACGAGGCCCATGCCACCGGCGTGCTCGGAGCCCGAGGCGCCGGGCTGTGCGAGGAGCTGGGCGTCGAGGCGGAGGTGGACCTGCGCGTGGGCACGCTGAGCAAGGCGCTCGGGTGTCTGGGGGGCTATGTGGCCACCTCGCGGGCCGTGGCGGACCTGCTCCTCAACCGCGCACGTCCCTTCGTCTTCTCCACCTCGCTGCCCGCGGCCCTCTGCGCCGCCGCCGAGGCCGCCGTGGACGTGGTGGAAGGGGACGTCCCGCTGCGCGAGCGGCTGTGGCGCAACATCCGGCGCTTCGCCAAGGGGCTGCGCGCCCTGGGCGTCCCCGCCGAGCCTCGCTGCGCCATCTTCCCCGTCATCCTCGGCGAGGCGGACGCGGCCATGGACGCCGCTCGCCGCTGCCGGGAGCGAGGCCTGCTGGTGAAGGCCATCCGCCCGCCCACCGTTCCCGAGGGCACCAGCCGCCTGCGCTTCTGTCTCTCCGCGGCCCATACCGAAGGTCATATCGATCTCGCACTGGAAGTGCTGCGGCAGCTCGGAGTGCACCGTGCCGGATAG
- the bioD gene encoding dethiobiotin synthase, whose protein sequence is MPDRTPEPLPKDPFAEREDKPFQLFVTGTDTGVGKTQASCALLSLLADAGLRPQGFKPYESGCSSLAAPSDALAMRAAARSELPVDAVCPHRFRAPLAPGVAARRLGREPDWNTTLAAWERLRQGPVVVEGAGGLFVPLDSRRDVIDLIGVLQLPVLLVARAGLGTLNHTALSLRTLAERGLSVRAVLLSRSTPTRDTSERDNRLLLEERHGLRVLGPVPFHRDARRRHAAFRAALSPLLPHRARGR, encoded by the coding sequence GTGCCGGATAGGACACCAGAACCGCTCCCGAAGGATCCGTTCGCGGAGCGCGAGGACAAGCCGTTCCAGCTCTTCGTCACCGGTACGGACACCGGCGTGGGAAAGACGCAGGCCTCCTGCGCGCTGCTGTCCCTGCTCGCGGATGCGGGACTGCGGCCCCAGGGCTTCAAGCCCTACGAGAGCGGGTGCTCCTCCCTGGCGGCTCCGTCGGATGCGCTCGCCATGCGCGCCGCGGCCCGGAGCGAATTGCCCGTGGACGCCGTCTGCCCGCACCGCTTCCGCGCGCCCCTGGCCCCGGGAGTGGCGGCCCGCCGTCTCGGCCGGGAGCCGGACTGGAACACCACGCTCGCCGCCTGGGAGCGGCTGCGGCAGGGGCCCGTGGTGGTGGAGGGCGCGGGCGGCCTCTTCGTCCCGCTCGACTCCCGGCGTGACGTCATCGATCTGATCGGCGTGCTGCAGCTCCCCGTGCTGCTGGTGGCTCGCGCGGGCCTGGGCACGCTCAATCACACCGCCCTGTCGCTGCGCACCCTGGCCGAGCGAGGGCTCTCGGTGCGCGCCGTGCTGCTGAGCCGGAGCACGCCCACGCGTGACACCTCCGAGCGCGACAACCGCCTGCTGCTGGAAGAGCGACATGGACTTCGCGTGCTCGGTCCAGTTCCTTTCCATCGCGATGCGCGGCGCCGCCACGCCGCGTTCCGCGCGGCCCTGAGTCCGCTTCTCCCACATCGCGCCAGAGGCCGATAA
- a CDS encoding pyridoxal phosphate-dependent aminotransferase, whose product MSGFSSRTDFPRTWNRLARALAERKARGEPLVDLTESNPTRVGLPQPAPELLATSEAFTYAPEPQGLLTAREAVATHLASRGVTVSPAHLILSASTSEAYGWLFKLLCEPGDNVLVPAPSYPLFEYLARLEGVEIRPYRLPRAHGFGLDVEEVAAARDARSRAVLVINPGNPTGHYLHEGELAALAKVCADTGMALISDEVFSDFAWDTEPERVSTVAGRSLPMLTFSLSGLSKVAGLPGLKLGWTHVGGPEAVRDEALARLEWVADAFLSVGTPVQQALPALLAHAPRFQAALLRRVKENRRRLLAARPSEATWDVVPAHGGWSAVLRIPREPGEEATCLALLEAGLVVQPGYFYDFAGGAFLVLSLLPPADVFESALGPLVRTLAQGA is encoded by the coding sequence GTGAGCGGCTTCTCCTCTCGCACCGACTTCCCTCGGACGTGGAACCGCCTGGCGCGGGCCCTGGCCGAGCGCAAGGCACGAGGGGAGCCGCTGGTGGACCTCACCGAGTCCAACCCCACGCGCGTGGGGCTGCCCCAGCCGGCGCCCGAGCTGCTGGCCACCTCAGAAGCCTTCACCTACGCGCCCGAGCCCCAGGGCCTGCTCACCGCGCGAGAGGCCGTGGCGACGCACCTCGCCTCGCGTGGAGTGACTGTCTCCCCCGCGCACCTGATCCTCTCGGCGAGCACCAGCGAGGCCTACGGGTGGCTCTTCAAGCTGCTGTGCGAGCCGGGAGACAACGTGCTCGTCCCGGCCCCCAGCTACCCGCTCTTCGAGTACCTCGCGCGCCTGGAGGGCGTGGAGATCCGTCCCTACCGCCTGCCACGCGCCCACGGCTTCGGCCTGGACGTGGAGGAGGTGGCCGCCGCCCGGGACGCGCGCAGCCGAGCGGTGCTCGTCATCAACCCGGGCAACCCCACCGGCCACTACCTCCACGAGGGCGAGCTGGCCGCGTTGGCGAAGGTGTGCGCGGACACGGGAATGGCGCTCATCTCCGACGAGGTGTTCTCCGACTTCGCGTGGGACACGGAGCCGGAGCGGGTGTCCACGGTGGCGGGGCGCTCGCTGCCCATGCTCACGTTCTCCCTCTCCGGGCTCTCCAAGGTGGCGGGGCTGCCCGGACTGAAGCTGGGCTGGACGCACGTGGGCGGGCCCGAGGCGGTGAGGGACGAGGCGCTGGCGCGGCTCGAGTGGGTGGCGGACGCCTTCCTCTCGGTGGGCACGCCGGTGCAGCAGGCGCTGCCGGCGCTCCTGGCGCACGCGCCACGCTTCCAGGCCGCGCTCCTGCGGCGGGTGAAGGAGAACCGTCGGCGGCTGCTGGCCGCGCGGCCCTCGGAGGCCACGTGGGACGTGGTGCCCGCTCACGGCGGATGGAGCGCGGTGCTTCGCATCCCCCGCGAGCCGGGCGAGGAGGCCACGTGCCTGGCGCTCCTGGAGGCGGGGCTGGTGGTGCAGCCTGGCTACTTCTACGACTTCGCGGGCGGCGCCTTCCTGGTGCTGTCGCTGCTGCCGCCCGCGGACGTGTTCGAGTCCGCGCTCGGCCCGCTCGTCCGCACGCTGGCGCAGGGAGCCTGA